The genomic DNA AAGCTGGAGCTGTTTCTTAACGACAAAAAAGTGGTAACCACTACCATGTGGGATGACAACTGGAAAAAGCTCATTGCCGGAAGCAAGTTTGCCGATATGCCTGATTTCGGCACATTCAAATCCGGCAAAATTGCCTTGCAGGACCACGGCGATGATGTCTGGTTCCGCAACATCAGGATCAAAAAGCTTTAACCAACAGGTTGACAAAGCATACGAGCGTAGCACAAACAAAAACTAAACCCTTAACTTTTAACTGACTTTTTATGCAAACGATCCAAAGAGAAAAGCTCTTCTGGGCAAGCTGTTTCGCACTGCTGGTGACCTCTCTGTCATTCGGTATCCGTGCCGGAATTCTGAACCAGCTGGGCGTGGACTTTAACCTGAATGCCTCGGAGCTTGGCACCATCACGGCCACTGCCTTCTGGGGATTTCCGCTGGCCATTGTAGTGGGTGGTTTCGTCGTGGATATTATCGGCATGAAGCGCCTGCTGGTACTGGCCTTCTTCTTCCACCTGGCGGGCATTCTGCTCACGGTGTTTGCGCAGGGCTACTGGACGCTGTTCCTGTCCACGCTGCTCATCGGCATTGCCAACGGTACGGTAGAAGCAGCCTGTAACCCGCTGGTAGCTACGCTGTACACGGAAGAGAAAACAACCCGCCTGAACTACTTCCACCTGTGGTTCCCGGGTGGTATCGTGATCGGTACGCTGCTGGTGTTCCTGTTCAACATGCTTGGGCTGGGCTGGCAGATCCAGGTGGCTGTGATGATCATCCCGACACTTGTTTATGGCTACCTTTTCCTTAAGCTTGATTTCCCGGTTACCGAGCGTGTGGCATCCGGTTATACTACCTCCGACATGTATAAAGCTATTTTCTCGCCTTTATACCTGTTTGTTTTCATTTGCATGTTCGGTACGGCCATCACCGAGTTATTTACCGGCCAGTGGATCGATGTACTCCTCAAGAACGTAACCGACAACGCCCTGCTGATCCTTACGCTCACTACAGGGGTGCAGGTACTGGGCCGCGCCATGGCAAGACCGGTGTTAAGCCGTTTCAGCCCGACAGGCGTGTTGTTCCTTTCTGCTGTTTTGTCGGCAGTAGGCATTTACCTGCTCAGCACCTTAACCGGTAATACCATTTTCCTGGGCGCCATTATTTTCGGACTGGGCGTAACCTATTTCTGGCCAACCATGATCGGTTTTGTGGCCGAGAATATACCAAAGTCCGGTGCATTAGGCCTGAACCTTTTGGGCGGAGCCGGTATGTTTGCCGTATCGATCTATACCATTTTTATGGGTGGCTACTACGACAGGATCGTGACCAGCCATTTGCCTGGTGGTGCTAACCTGGAAGAATATGTGGGTGCTACGCCCGGAACCGGGATGGCCGCAGCCCTGGATAATGCCAAGAACCTGGCAGGTCCGGAAGTGCTGCAGGCAACCCTGCTGATCCCTATCTTCCTGATCTTTGCGTTCGGTGGTCTGTTCCTGTACATGCGTGGCAGAAAGAAGCCGCACAGCGAAGGCAGCTACGCCACAGCGCATCATTAATCGCCTTGTACTTTTAAACCTGGTAAAGCGCGTACGCCTGGTACTTTACCTCAGGAGTATGCGCTTTATTTGTTTACCTAACTCAAACTAAACTAAGACTAAAACGAAATGAACAAAAGACGATCTTTCCTTCAGCAATTAGGTATGCTTTCTGCCGGTGTTTTCCTGACGCCCGCGCTGGTTTCCTGCGGTACTGACAACAAGACCACCGCAGATACAGCTGCCACCGATACGGACACTACAGGCAGTGCCGCAAGCGATTCGACAAATGTCGCCACCAAAGGCGCTCTTACGGCGGTAGGCCTGCAGCTCTATACCCTGCGCGACCAGATTTCAAAAGATGTAAAAGGCGTGCTGGCAAAAGTTGCTGAAGCAGGATACCAGACGGTAGAAACGTATGGCTATTCTAAAAAAGATGGCTTCTGGGGGATGGATGCCAAAGCGTTCGGGGAGCTGTTGAAAGCTAACAACCTGACTTCGCCAAGTGGCCACTATGGTTTCGACCAGATCCTGGCTGATAACAACCAGGAGGTGCTGAATTCCTATATCGAGGCAGCCAAAGCTACCGGCCAATCCTTCATCACCATTCCATACTTAGGCGATAACCTGCGCAAATCTGCCGACGGGTATAAAAAGCTTGCCGCGCAAATAAACAAGGCTGCTGAAACCGTAAATAAATCAGATCTGAAGCTGGCGTATCACAACCACAACTTCGAGTTCCAGCCGCAGGGCGATACTACCGGCTACGAAATCCTGCTGAAAGAAACAGATCCGAACCTGGTAAAAATGGAGCTAGACCTTTACTGGGCAGTTAACGCCGGCAAAGATCCCGTGCAGATGTTCCAGCAGAACCCCGGCCGTTTTGCCATGTGGCATGTAAAGGATATGGACAAGAACAACCGTGACCTGAACACCGAGATCGGCAGCGGCAGCATCGATTACAAAAACATCTTCGCCAAAGGCGCATCAGAGGTGCAGTATATTTTTGTAGAGCAGGAAAACTTTGCCCAGGGCATGGATCCTTACAAGAGCATTGCCCAGAGTGCCGCTTACGTAAAGAACACCTTGTTATAAAAAGGTAATTAGTACATAAGTGCAGATTGGCGCGGGCCATAGCAGCGAAAATATAGCTGGTATGGCCCGCGCTATTTTATTGGGATTCTGTTTTTCGGACTAAGTATAACAGCTGCGGAGTTAACAATTGGGGTGTATCTTTGTTGCATTATCTTTTACTAACAACTACTGAACTATGACAGCAATTAATGCTTATGCTGCCTTCGATGCCAAAGCGCCACTGGGGCCATTTACCCTGGAGCGACGGGAGGTAGGCGAAAATGATGTGCAGATCGAGATCTTATACTGCGGCGTGTGCCACTCTGACCTGCACCAGGTGCGCAACGAGTGGGGAGGGGCCATGTACCCGCTGGTGCCCGGCCACGAAATAGTGGGCCGCGTAACAAAAGTAGGAAACCAGGTATCAAAGTTTAAGGAGGGCGACCTGGCTGGCGTGGGCTGCTTTGTTGATTCCTGCCGCCATTGCCCCAGCTGCCAGGAAGGCCTGGAGCAGTATTGCGAGGAAGGCATGGTGGGCACCTACAACAGCAAGCAACGCAACGGCCGTCCGGAACCGACTTATGGCGGCTACTCCAGCCAGATTGTGGTGGATGCGGCCTATACCTTGAAAGTACCGGAAAATCTGGAGCTCTCGCGGGTAGCGCCGCTGCTGTGCGCCGGCATTACTACCTACTCGCCGTTGCGCCAGTGGAAGGTAGGCGCCGGGCACCGAGTTGGCATTGTGGGCCTAGGAGGTCTGGGTCATATGGCAGTGAAACTGGCAGCTTCGATGGGGGCTGATGTAACCGTGCTGAGCACTTCGCCCGAAAAAGAAAAAGATGCGCGCGAACTGGGTGCCCATCATTTTGCGATCACCAAAGACAAAGATGTGCTGAAAGGCCTTTCCCGTACGTTTGATTTCATCATTGATACGGTTTCGGCGCCGCACGACCTGAATGCTTACCTGGGCATGTTAAAGCGCGATGGCACCATGATCTTACTCGGTGCGCCGCCGGAGCCTTCGCCCGTAGCAGGTTTCAGTCTGATCAATGGTCGCCGCCGATTGGCCGGTTCCCTGATCGGCGGCATTGCCGAAACGCAGGATATGCTGGACTACTGTGCCGAACACAACATCATGTCAGATGTGGAAGTAATTCCTGTTGACTATATCAACGAGGCCTACGAACGCATGCTGAAAGGCGATGTGAAGTACCGCTTTGTGATCGATATGGCCAGCCTGAAGTAGATTTCGAAAGGAGCGTTTGTAAAAGCCCCTGCAGATTATGTTTCTGCAGGGGCTTTTTATATCCGTAACATCCTTACAGCAATGCTGTATTTTGCAGCTTCATCCTTTTAATATAAGCCTCGAATTTTTGGCTTTTCAGGGTACCCTCAATCACTTTCAAAAGGGACTTTAGACTGATGTGTAGCAACAGCATACTTGCATGGTAAAAGCTTCATCTCCCTTCCACCAAGATCCTTTCAGGATGACAAAGAAGAGGAGAATAAAGGAAATCAGAATATAGAGAATTTATACTTAATCAGAAGTATAAACCTAAGCTATCGAGTTGATACCAGTCCTTGGGTTGAGCGCCTTGGTGTGTTGCGGTGCCGCGCATGCGGCAGCCCGCAGCGAAGCGAGGAGCAGCTTCACGCCACAGCGCGAAACGCAAGGACGAGGCCCCGCGGACATGGAGCGCTCCAAAGACAAAGGTGAAACAAGGCCAGTATAAGACTTAGGAAGACAGCTTGCTACCAAGTATAGCCAAAGGATAAAGGAGCATCAATGGCAGCTAACAATAGTATCCTCTAAATCTTCTACAAAGTATAGCCATAGTAGAAAACCAGCAACAAACTACTACTTCCAAGTATTACCTGAATCCACTCCTATAAGATCAGCACCTGCTACAAGCAAAATACCAAACCAGACATCAACCCACCACCGGGCGGGCATACGCCTTGGCGTCTTCCAGCGAGATCTCGGGCCCGCTCATGATCACCAGGCGTTCTACCACGTTGCGTAACTCGCGCACATTGCCGCGCCAGTCCAGTTGCTGCAAATATGAGAGCGCCTCCTGCGTCATTACTTTGGGCTTGTTGCCGTAATCATTGGCAATATCATTTAGAAACTTATTTACCAAGTCCGGAATATCCTCGCGACGCTCGTTGAGGGGCGGCACATGGATCAGGATAACACCAAGGCGGTGGTAAAGATCTTCCCGGAAGTTACGGGCTTCAATTTCCTCGAGCAGGTTCTTGTTGGTTGCCGCTACCACGCGCACATCCACCTGAATGTCTTTATCGCCGCCTACGCGCGTAATTTTATGCTCCTGCAGGGCGCGCAGTACTTTGGCCTGGGCCGATAAGCTCATGTCGCCTACCTCATCCAAAAACAACGTGCCGCCGTTGGCTTGCTCAAATTTGCCAATGCGCTGCTTTACGGCCGAGGTGAAGGAGCCTTTCTCGTGGCCAAACAGCTCGCTTTCTATCAACTCGCTGGGTATGGCAGCGCAGTTTACCTCTACCAGCGGACCTGCACTGCGGTTGCTCTGCTCGTGCAGCGCGCGGGCTACAAGCTCCTTGCCCGAGCCATTGGGCCCGGTAATCAGCACGCGGGCATCGGTGGGGGCCACTTTCTCGATGGCCTGTTTTACCCGCAGCAGGGCAGGCGAGGCGCCCACCATTTCGTAAGTTTTAGAGATCTTTTTCTTGAGGATCTTGGTCTCTGTTACAAGCGTCGATTTATCCAGCGCATTGCGGACCGACACCAGCAGCCGGTTCAGATCGGGTGGCTTCTGCAGAAAATCGTAGGCTCCTTTTTTGGTCGCTTCCACGGCCGTGTCGATCGTTCCATGGGCAGAGATCATGATGAAAGGCGTGTCAGGCACCAGCGCCATGGCTTTTTCCAGCACCTCGATGCCATCCATGCCGGGCATCTTTATATCGCAAAGCACTACATCATACTTTGCTTTTCCCATCAGCTGCAGCGCCTTTTCGCCGTCCTCAGCTTCGTCTACATTATAATCTTCAAATTCAAGTATTTCTTTCAGCGTGCTGCGGATGGCACGTTCATCATCTACAATAAGTACTTTAGGCATAAATGCGCTTTCGGTTTGTATGGCGAAGTATAAGCAATTAGCAGCCGCTTGTCAAGGGGCTGCTGCTGTGTACGGGTAAAAACGATAGAATGGTTAACCAGATTGCTTGCCGGTTGGCTGAATGGCAACAAGCGTTGGCAGAAGTTCGCAAATAAGCAGGGATGCAAAGTACAGTAATTGCGCCTGCTTATACTATAACATGGGCTTGAGCAGGAAGAGGACAAGTTTGCCTCTTAGAAATCAATTTACCGTTTGGCCAAACTTGCATCCGGCCTTCAAACATTACTTGTCGAAGGTAATCACACTGTAGAGTTGCGGCTCCAGGAAAGGGCCTCCGGGGTAGCTGGCGGTATAATCTAAATTGATCCAGAGCTCGCCGTTTGTCTCATGGAAATGAATCTTGCCGCCGTTCACTTCGTCGGGGAACAATGTCCGCACGGCATAGCTCACCTCATCCAGGTCATCCACATCGCCTACTTTCACTTCGGTATACATGTGGTTTTCGGTAATCACGATGCGGGCTTCACCACCAATCGCCATCACGGAGGAGGCCATCAAGATAGCATAATCGTCGCAGTCGCCGGCCAGCAGCCCCATACTTTCGGTAGGATGTGCGTAGTAATCCATGCCGAGCGGGTCGTTCACATATTTCCAGTTCAGGCGGATATGCTTGAAGAGGGAATAGTAGCGGGTTACCTTGCCAAATTTGCGGTAATACTCATCATTAAAATAACGGGTGGAGTTTTCGACGGCAAAAGTGCGCACTTTGGGGTGCGTCGGCTGCATGGCCCGCTTCACGCGCTGGTCCTGAAAGTAGGTGCCCCGCACCGGTTTCAGGTACGAAACGTTATGCGGGTTGCTAGTCATGTTCACCAGCATGGCATTGTAATCGCCGTAAATGCCTTCGAGCGAGGTATCGGAGAACGTGCTGTTGACGAAGAGAATGCCCAGTAGCCCAAAAAACATGAACACGATCAGGCGTGGACTATAGCGGGTAATCAGCACAGAGGCACAGGCGGAGAAGATGAGGCAGATCATAAAATGAAGCTCATACTCCATGGAGCCATAAGGCTTAATATAAAAGCTAAGCAGCACGGCCATCGGGAAAACGATCATGATCTGGATGAACCGCAGGGCAAACTTAGTAATAGACGAAGATCGGAAATGTCGCGTCATAATTTCCCATTCTCTTTTTATGGTGTCTGGCGCAGCTAGTAAAGAAACCCCTCACTTATTTGCAAAGCAATAATGCTCTTACCTGAGTAACACAAAAGCCGGGCCCTTTTACTCCGTAGAAATATAATTTTTTCAAAAATTTACTGTTTGCAAACTTCCGAAATTATACTTACCTTTTTAGATTTAATGCGCCGCTGTGTTGCGAATCTCCTATTCCAGCCTTTAAACTTGTTATCAGCCAGGCAGCTGATTTTAAAATAAGCTGCTAAGCACGACTTTAAAGTATACCGCAGGGCTAACAGCAGCAAAAACGCCGGATCCGGCAAAGCAATCTAAAAGTATAACTGAATGCTGAATGGCTGTCCAAGTGCCGGAGGGTCGTTTATACTTTAACGGAGCTACCTCCGGCCATAGTACTGCTGCCAGCCTGTATGTTCCGGCTATTATGCAGCATTCAGTTATACTTACTTCAGTTACTGATATTGGATGTAAAGCGGCTTTGGAGTGAGTGCCAGGATCTCTTCCGGCGTCATCAGGCGCGAGCTTTTCTTCAGGTCGTTTTTGTAGAACAGCTTAAAGCCCGTAAACTGCACCGGCTCTTTCTGAATGTAACGGCGGTAAGTGTCTCTTTTTAAAGTATGATGTCCCCAGCCGTCCATGTGCATCACAATGCCTACTTCGGGTCGCAGTTTGATATTTTCAGAATTCGTGATCATGTGCTGCGTAAAACGGTGCACGATCAGGAGTTTGGGCGGCAGGTTGTTTTGCTTTACCAGGTCGGCCAGGAACTGCGATGCGTAGTTTATATCGGCTGCATCGTAGGTGCCAATCTTGCGGCCGGGCACGCCACCTTCCTTCATCGAGAATTCCGGATCGATGCCCAGGTGCACCTGCGGCAACTTAAGGAATTTTTCCAGCTGTGGCAATTCTTCCTGCAGTGTGCTTCTACCTACCTGCACATCCAGGAACACAATCGCGTCGCGCTTTTGAGCCATCGCCAGCACATCTTCTATCATTTTGTCGCTCATGCGCAGGCGGTATTTTTCGCCACGACCGGGCTGGCCCTGTGCTGTAACCACAATGGCATGCAGGGCGGGCTGCACAGGCGTCAGCGAGTCTGCTTTGGTCCAGACAGCTACTTCTTCATCCAGTTTAGCCAGCATCTGCTCCGGAGGCAATTCTCCCAGAATGCCCATTCGCTTGGATAGGGGATTGCCATAAAAAGCAATGATGCGCTTGTGAGGCAGAATGGCACCCGGCATGGGTTTCGGACCCGGGTAATCCCAACTGCTGTCTACGGCAACTGCTGTCTTTACAGGAGTTGCGACCATACTGGTATCCGCTACAGCCGATACGGTAGTATCCCGGCTGGTCGTTTGCTTTTCAGCCACCTGTATTCCTGATGTTGCTTCCTGTTCCTGGGTGCAGGCGCTGGTCAGCAGCAGACCGCAAAGTATAGCCGCAGCCTTAGAAGTATAATGTTTCGGAGTGGTCCGGTTTGCCGGAATGGTGTTTTTCTTTAATTCATTTGGGTGAAAAAGGGTGTTTTCACGAAGCAATCTGCGCAGTATCATTCTTGTAAGATAAAAGTATTTGATCTGCTGAATTTAGACCTTTTCCCCGACAATAACGGAACGGCACCCGCATAATTTAGTAAAAACTTTAGCGATGGGTATAATGGCGCTTGAGCCACTGGCTTAGCCCCTGCAGCCCCGGAAAAAGAACGCGCTCTGTGATGTTTGCCTGGTCCAGCTTGTCGCGCACTTCCCATTTGAGCGCAGCCGGTATGATTACCCGGAAGTACAACTCGGGATGCTGCTGCAGCCACTGGCTAAGTTCAGCCTTTACATCCGACATCATCGAGAAGAGGGCATACTGGTGAATGATGCGCGCATCCAGCGAAGGAGGCTCCAGAAACAGCACATAATCCTGCTCCTGAAAACTCCGCAGTGCTTTTAAAGAAGGAGCTACCGGCTCGAGTACTTCCGGGGTAAATACGTTGGAGCCCTCCTCGTCCAGCGCTTTTTTAAGAGGAGCCGGCAGGTACTCGCGTGTTTTTACATAGTTGATGCACCACACAGCCCCGTCTTCGTCGTACTTGGAAAGGTCTTCGGTGGCAAAGTGCAGCGCTACAAGCGGCGAGTAAGTCCAGTCGAGCAGGCGGGTGGGCAAGCCGTGGTGCTGCGCCACTGCAAGCCAGTTCCAGAACGAGTCGCCGGGCGAGGCGTTGCTGTGCGCATACTTGCGGAAATTGCGCAGCAGGTGTGGCTCCAGTTGTTCAAATTTGCTGCCGATGCGCATGATACTTGTTCCCAGGTCATAGGATTTGCTCCAGCTGCCCCGGTACACATAGTCGGAGCGGAAACGTTCTATTTTCTCGTCCCAGCTATGGTCAAAAAGAGCGGCCTGCAGCTCTACCCAAGTGCGCACGGTAAGGTCTTGTCCGGGTTCCATAAAGGTGATTTTAAGAAGGCATTACAGCCATCATACTACAACCAGAACGGGAGGTTGCGCCTGTTAGGATGTTTCCTGTAAGTATAAAGTATACCCAGAGACCTGCTTTATACTTGTCCTTCTTTAAAATAGCCCCAGTTGCTTTCCGGCGCGGGTGCAGAAATGGGTGTAATTAAAAGGCCTGCTGCTGCGCCCAGCCAGGTATTTTTGTTTGCTCAGTTTAAACAGGTTGCCAATGGTTTCGGCAAATTTGCCCTCGCCACGCATGCGCGTACCAAAGCGGCTGTCGTTTAGTTGGCCACCATGGCAATCAGCGATTTGGTGAAGCACTTTCTCAGCACGTTCTGGAAAGGCCTGCCGGATCCAGTCTTCAAAAATAGGTCCGACACTTCCGTTGAGGCGCACTATATTATAAGCAGCATTGCAGGCACCGGCCTCCGCAGCCTGTTTTATGATCTGCGGAATCTCAGAGTCGTTTAGCCCCGGGATAACGGGCGCCACCATGATGTTTACATCCAGTCCGGCGGCCGCCAGCTGCCGCACCACCTCCAGGCGTTTGGCCCCGGAGGCCGTGCGGGGTTCCAGTTTTTGTCGCAGTTTTTCGTCTAGGGTGGTAATGCTGATATTGACGTGCACCAGGTCCAGCTTGTTGAGCTCCTGCAGGATGTCCAGGTCGCGGAGGATGAGCGCATTTTTGGTGATGATACTGACCGGGTGACGGTATTGCAGGAGCACTTCCAGGATGCGGCGCGTGAGTTTCTTTTTCGCTTCGATGGGCTGGTAGCAATCGGTGTTACCCGCCAGCATCAGCGGCATCACCTGCCAGTTTTTACTTTCCAGTTGCCGGGCGAGCACTTCGGAAGCATTCTCTTTGACGATGATCTTACGCTCAAAATCCAACCCGGCGCCATAGCCCCAATACTGGTGTGAGTTGCGGGCATAGCAGTATATGCAACCATGTTCGCAGCCCTGGTAAGGGTTCAGGGAATAAGAAAGCCCAATATCCGGGCTCTCCACTCTGTTCACGATCCTTTTGGGATGCTCTGTAAAGAACTCTGTTTTGGAGTTGGAGAGCATGGGCTCGTCCAAGCCTTCCAGGTGCTCGGCCACATAGGTTTGTTTCAGGTAGGGGTTAACAGGGTTATACTGCGCGCCGCGTCCTTTCAGGTATTCTTCCGGTTTCATCGTTTTATTGGGTATGAATTATGCTCTTGCTTGTTGCTGTATGTTGTTGTTTTAAAGAGGCATGAATTGTATGATGCTATTATTGAAAAGAAGTGCTTGTGATACTATGTAGTTGTAGTTCTTCCTCAGCTCTATTATACTTTGCAGTGGCTTTCTTATGCTTTGATTTATACCTTGCTATACTTGCTAGCTACTAGTATTCCGCGGTTTTATACTTGTCCTGTTTCACCTTAGGCTTTGGAGCACTCCAAGCCCGCGGGGGCTCGTCCTTGGGCATCGCGCTGTGGCATGAAGCTGCTCCTCGCTCGCGCTGCGGGCTGCCACTATCGTGGCACCGCAACACACCAAGGCGCTCAACCCAAGGACTGGGATCACTTCGATAGCTATGGCTTAACGACCGTTACTTGTAGGGACAGGTCGCGACCTGTCCGCACGATGGCAGCTGCCATAAAACTTTAGCCTAAGTATAGCAGAAGCAGAAAGTTCCCCTTTGAAGGGGGTGGGGGGATGTACTTCTTTCATTATATCACTTTGCTTGTATCTAATTAAACAGCCCTCTTTCGATTTTGTCATTCTGAAAGGATCTTTTGCTCAAGCTACTGAAGCCAAAATAACACCGTTTATACCTTACCAGCAGCAATTACAGCCTCCCATCAGCAACTCACCGATATGCGTGGTGTAGCGGGGCAACATCTTGATACATTGCATCTCTTAATGACTTGGTTTGTCTGGCGCGTACAGCATCTCCAGCTAGGCTGGCAGTTGCTCGGTTAAGGGGATATTGTTTCTTTCATAATTTCTTTTACTTGTCTGTCGGAAGCCAAATATATAGCTATTACTAATATATTTAGTTGTGAACACTAATAAATTTAGTATTTAGTTTTGACAAAAGCAAAAAGAAAACAAAAACTACGTATGCTGTAGCAGGAATAAGCCTGTTGGGTACTAAGCAGCAGACATCTTCAGAGGCTGCAATTCAGTAATTTAAAGCATGGAGATTCGGCAGACAACCTATACCCTGAATGATATTACCCTGCATGTTGCAGAAGCAGGAGGGAAAGCAGATCAGGTAGTGCTTTTCCTGCATGGCTTCCCGGAGGGAGGATATGCGTGGCGCAGGCAGTTGCTATACTTTGCAGCAAAGGGCTACCGGGCCGTAGCCCCCGACCAGCGGGGATATAACCTTAGCAGTAAACCGCAGGGGGTGAAAGCCTATACAATGGAGCACTTAGCGGCCGATGTTGCCGCCCTGATCCGGCAGCTCACGCAGGACAAAGTATACCTGGTAGGCCATGACTGGGGTGGCGTCGTAGCCTGGGCGGTAGCGCAGCAGTACCCCGACCTGCTGGAAAAACTCGTTATCCTGAACATTCCGCACCCGCAGGTAATAAGTGCCCAGTTGCACAGCAATCCCCGGCAGATGCTGCGCAGCTGGTATGCCGGGTTCTTTCAGCTGCCCTGGCTGCCCGAGCGTGTCTGCCGCGCTTTCAACTATAAGCTAATGGAAAGAAGTATGGTAATATCTGCCCGCAAAAATACGTTTTCACCCAACGACATGGCCTGTTACAAAAAGGTCTGGCAGCAACCTCATGCGCTCACAAGTATGATCAACTGGTACCGCGCCTACAAGTATAGCAAGCTGCGGGTAACAGGAGAGATCCGGGTGCCGACACTGCTGCTCTGGGGAGAGCAGGATACTTTTCTGGGCAGCGAGATGGCCCAACCAAGTATAGCCCGTTGCCGGCACGGGCAGCTGCGCTTTCTGCCCGGCGCCACGCATTGGCTGCACCACGAAGTACCTGACGAAGTAAACCGGCTATTGGAAGCGTTCATCAGCCCGGGTGGTAATGATACAGGAGTACAAGGATAAACGGCATAAAAAAGCCCTGCCGGGTTATTTCCGGCAGGGCTTCTGACTATTTGGTTATGGCACGTATGGCTTAGTTGCCGAACCAGGCTTGCCACGGAATGCGTGCCAGGATCAGGATCAGGCCCAGGCCATAGAAAATGTAAATGTTACGGAAGCCCTTTGGCGAACCTACCGCACGCTTGGCGCGGGCGTAACCGATCGTGATCAGCACCACGGCAATGATCATCGTGAGTGGGTGCTCCAGAATGTATAGGCGCGACACGGAATCCTTCATGGCAGCGCCGGAGAAATTAGACGCACCCAGCGGCGAAACAAAGTATAAGATCAAACCCACTACCCATTGCAAGTGAGTCGGGATCAGGCCCAGCAGGGCCATTTTGCGGTTGCTATCAGTAAAAGGCCTGTTGCCCGAGCTGCTGCTTAGTGCGCTGATAATGGCTATTACAAGCCCTGCCAGCACCAGGTAAGCCAGGTAAGAATGGATGTTCTGCAATACCGTGTACATGTTGTCGTATCGATTTAAGATAAATGAACAGATAGGTTTAAGACAAAAGTACACGTCTTTTCTTTATTTCCGCTTAAATGTCAGTTTCATTTTGATTCCAGAATGGGAAGCGGCGCGCTGGAAACAGGGGCATGCCAGACACCGGCACGGCCGCAATGCGTAAGTATAAGCGGCCATCCTGTTATACTTATGCAAGCCGTTATTTTTTGTGGCATCCAGGCCAGCGGGAAATCCAGCTTCTACAAAGCGCTCTTTTTTGATACGCACGTGCGCATCAGCCTGGATCTGCTGGGTACCCGCCACCGCGAGCAGCTTTTTCTGCAGGCCTGCCTTAAAACAGGGCAACGATTTGTGGTGGATAAAACCAATGTGACGATCGAAAGAAGGCATTCCTATATTCAGCTGGCAAAAGCGGCAAAGTATGAGGTGGTGGGCTATTACTTTGAAACCGATCTTGCCAGTGCGCTTCAACGCAACACCGGGCGTTCGGGTAAAGCCGTGATACCGGAACGGGGTATCCGCGGCACCTTCCGGTTACTGCAGCCCCCAAGCCTAGGCGAAGGCTTCGACCGGCTGTATACCGTGCATTTACTGGCGGGCGGGCAGTTCG from Pontibacter liquoris includes the following:
- a CDS encoding MFS transporter, which encodes MQTIQREKLFWASCFALLVTSLSFGIRAGILNQLGVDFNLNASELGTITATAFWGFPLAIVVGGFVVDIIGMKRLLVLAFFFHLAGILLTVFAQGYWTLFLSTLLIGIANGTVEAACNPLVATLYTEEKTTRLNYFHLWFPGGIVIGTLLVFLFNMLGLGWQIQVAVMIIPTLVYGYLFLKLDFPVTERVASGYTTSDMYKAIFSPLYLFVFICMFGTAITELFTGQWIDVLLKNVTDNALLILTLTTGVQVLGRAMARPVLSRFSPTGVLFLSAVLSAVGIYLLSTLTGNTIFLGAIIFGLGVTYFWPTMIGFVAENIPKSGALGLNLLGGAGMFAVSIYTIFMGGYYDRIVTSHLPGGANLEEYVGATPGTGMAAALDNAKNLAGPEVLQATLLIPIFLIFAFGGLFLYMRGRKKPHSEGSYATAHH
- a CDS encoding sigma-54-dependent transcriptional regulator, coding for MPKVLIVDDERAIRSTLKEILEFEDYNVDEAEDGEKALQLMGKAKYDVVLCDIKMPGMDGIEVLEKAMALVPDTPFIMISAHGTIDTAVEATKKGAYDFLQKPPDLNRLLVSVRNALDKSTLVTETKILKKKISKTYEMVGASPALLRVKQAIEKVAPTDARVLITGPNGSGKELVARALHEQSNRSAGPLVEVNCAAIPSELIESELFGHEKGSFTSAVKQRIGKFEQANGGTLFLDEVGDMSLSAQAKVLRALQEHKITRVGGDKDIQVDVRVVAATNKNLLEEIEARNFREDLYHRLGVILIHVPPLNERREDIPDLVNKFLNDIANDYGNKPKVMTQEALSYLQQLDWRGNVRELRNVVERLVIMSGPEISLEDAKAYARPVVG
- a CDS encoding transglutaminase, with amino-acid sequence MTRHFRSSSITKFALRFIQIMIVFPMAVLLSFYIKPYGSMEYELHFMICLIFSACASVLITRYSPRLIVFMFFGLLGILFVNSTFSDTSLEGIYGDYNAMLVNMTSNPHNVSYLKPVRGTYFQDQRVKRAMQPTHPKVRTFAVENSTRYFNDEYYRKFGKVTRYYSLFKHIRLNWKYVNDPLGMDYYAHPTESMGLLAGDCDDYAILMASSVMAIGGEARIVITENHMYTEVKVGDVDDLDEVSYAVRTLFPDEVNGGKIHFHETNGELWINLDYTASYPGGPFLEPQLYSVITFDK
- a CDS encoding FRG domain-containing protein, translating into MEPGQDLTVRTWVELQAALFDHSWDEKIERFRSDYVYRGSWSKSYDLGTSIMRIGSKFEQLEPHLLRNFRKYAHSNASPGDSFWNWLAVAQHHGLPTRLLDWTYSPLVALHFATEDLSKYDEDGAVWCINYVKTREYLPAPLKKALDEEGSNVFTPEVLEPVAPSLKALRSFQEQDYVLFLEPPSLDARIIHQYALFSMMSDVKAELSQWLQQHPELYFRVIIPAALKWEVRDKLDQANITERVLFPGLQGLSQWLKRHYTHR
- a CDS encoding NAD(P)-dependent alcohol dehydrogenase, translated to MTAINAYAAFDAKAPLGPFTLERREVGENDVQIEILYCGVCHSDLHQVRNEWGGAMYPLVPGHEIVGRVTKVGNQVSKFKEGDLAGVGCFVDSCRHCPSCQEGLEQYCEEGMVGTYNSKQRNGRPEPTYGGYSSQIVVDAAYTLKVPENLELSRVAPLLCAGITTYSPLRQWKVGAGHRVGIVGLGGLGHMAVKLAASMGADVTVLSTSPEKEKDARELGAHHFAITKDKDVLKGLSRTFDFIIDTVSAPHDLNAYLGMLKRDGTMILLGAPPEPSPVAGFSLINGRRRLAGSLIGGIAETQDMLDYCAEHNIMSDVEVIPVDYINEAYERMLKGDVKYRFVIDMASLK
- a CDS encoding sugar phosphate isomerase/epimerase family protein, which produces MNKRRSFLQQLGMLSAGVFLTPALVSCGTDNKTTADTAATDTDTTGSAASDSTNVATKGALTAVGLQLYTLRDQISKDVKGVLAKVAEAGYQTVETYGYSKKDGFWGMDAKAFGELLKANNLTSPSGHYGFDQILADNNQEVLNSYIEAAKATGQSFITIPYLGDNLRKSADGYKKLAAQINKAAETVNKSDLKLAYHNHNFEFQPQGDTTGYEILLKETDPNLVKMELDLYWAVNAGKDPVQMFQQNPGRFAMWHVKDMDKNNRDLNTEIGSGSIDYKNIFAKGASEVQYIFVEQENFAQGMDPYKSIAQSAAYVKNTLL